In Micromonospora sp. NBC_01813, the following are encoded in one genomic region:
- a CDS encoding class I SAM-dependent methyltransferase: protein MLSAESLALRCLGRQAGSVETGFSGEVASYYARHRRGYPAAAIDTVVRMLGLDAADTVIDLGCGTGQLSLPLAARVRAVVGVDPEPDMLALARRAALDAGSDNTAWLLGSDQDLPVLGRVLGDRAVGALTVAVAIHFMDRDALFRAARPLLRSGGGVAVITNGRPLWLQDTAWSPALRGCMERLVGQPVTAACDTDEAGRHRNRAALTAAGYRYSESTVQYEAPLTIDDMIGGVFSAMSGDRLPSPPARAAFAADVRAALDGQDSVTEQVRVWLQFGQLD, encoded by the coding sequence GTGAAGTGGCGAGCTACTACGCCAGGCACCGGCGGGGTTATCCAGCTGCGGCAATCGACACAGTCGTCCGGATGTTGGGGCTCGATGCGGCCGACACGGTGATCGACCTTGGCTGCGGCACCGGCCAGTTGAGCCTGCCTCTTGCTGCCCGGGTGCGGGCTGTCGTCGGGGTGGACCCAGAGCCGGACATGCTGGCGTTGGCCCGGCGGGCTGCCCTCGACGCGGGCAGCGACAACACCGCGTGGCTGCTCGGCAGCGACCAGGATCTGCCGGTACTGGGCCGGGTCCTCGGTGACCGGGCGGTCGGCGCGTTGACGGTGGCGGTCGCCATTCACTTCATGGACCGCGACGCGCTGTTCCGGGCTGCCCGGCCGCTGCTGCGCTCCGGCGGCGGGGTCGCGGTCATCACCAACGGTAGGCCGCTGTGGTTGCAGGACACCGCGTGGTCACCGGCACTGCGTGGCTGCATGGAGCGGCTGGTCGGGCAGCCGGTGACGGCCGCCTGCGACACCGACGAGGCGGGTCGTCACCGCAACCGGGCCGCCCTCACCGCAGCCGGCTACCGATACTCTGAGTCGACCGTGCAGTACGAGGCACCCCTGACGATCGACGACATGATCGGCGGCGTGTTCTCCGCGATGTCGGGCGACCGGCTGCCCTCCCCGCCGGCCCGGGCCGCGTTCGCCGCTGACGTGCGCGCCGCCCTCGACGGGCAGGACAGCGTCACCGAGCAGGTCCGCGTCTGGCTGCAGTTCGGACAGCTCGATTGA
- a CDS encoding SigE family RNA polymerase sigma factor, with protein sequence MTPDDQDEFREFAASRMGPLRNLAFLTCGNWNAAEDAVANALAKLYPRWGRLEHPDSYVRTIVIRAAIDEARRPWWRRERLVGDAMPDLPQADRSGAVDDRLQIRTALRAVPARQRAVLVLRFYLDLTAEEAGKVLGVRAATVRSQTARGLAKLQEALAAEGVVLEETTEHEEWADAGTGPGRSGDVRVTAAALQR encoded by the coding sequence GTGACACCAGACGACCAAGATGAGTTCCGCGAGTTCGCGGCGTCCCGGATGGGCCCGTTGCGGAACCTGGCTTTCCTGACCTGCGGGAACTGGAATGCAGCTGAGGACGCGGTCGCCAATGCACTGGCGAAACTGTATCCGCGCTGGGGGCGTCTGGAACACCCGGACAGCTACGTCCGGACCATCGTGATCCGGGCGGCGATCGACGAGGCCCGTCGGCCGTGGTGGCGCCGTGAACGTCTGGTGGGAGACGCGATGCCCGATCTCCCCCAAGCCGACCGGAGCGGCGCCGTCGACGACCGGTTGCAGATCCGTACGGCACTGCGTGCGGTGCCGGCCCGTCAGCGGGCGGTGCTGGTGCTGCGGTTCTACCTCGACCTGACGGCCGAGGAGGCCGGGAAGGTCCTCGGCGTACGGGCGGCCACGGTCAGGAGCCAGACGGCCAGGGGTCTGGCGAAGCTTCAGGAGGCACTTGCCGCCGAGGGTGTCGTCCTGGAAGAGACAACGGAACATGAGGAGTGGGCCGATGCGGGTACGGGACCTGGTAGATCTGGCGACGTCCGAGTCACCGCCGCTGCGCTACAGCGTTGA
- a CDS encoding helix-turn-helix transcriptional regulator encodes MRTGPSPTARAIRALELLQERPGTTADQLAAALGVTERAARRYVGILREAGIAVESVRGPYGGYRLGRGTRLPPVVFTQEQALGLVMAVLDGQPAAIDPDDPIGAALSKVIRALPDSVGRQAAALRGYASATPDRDSSRPDPATTNALVTAVAERRRVLITYRGGSGEQWDAEVDPWAVVVRHRRWYLLCHSHRAAAVRTYRIDRVRAVRQLPHGFTPPDDLDPVAALEVHLGAGWQYRTRVVFHAPHEQVAPWIRPTMGRLEPAGDRCVLVGSTRNPAMYAQEWLAAVPFDFTVEEGPELQAAVATVASRFSAALPPPPPPGTMPGD; translated from the coding sequence GTGCGAACCGGTCCGAGCCCCACCGCCCGGGCCATCCGCGCGCTCGAGCTCCTGCAGGAACGCCCCGGCACCACAGCCGACCAGCTCGCCGCCGCCCTGGGCGTGACGGAACGGGCCGCGCGACGCTACGTTGGCATCCTTCGCGAGGCCGGCATCGCGGTCGAATCGGTCCGTGGGCCGTACGGCGGCTACCGGCTCGGCCGGGGGACCCGGCTGCCGCCGGTCGTCTTCACCCAGGAGCAGGCGCTCGGCCTGGTCATGGCGGTGCTCGACGGGCAGCCGGCCGCGATCGACCCCGACGACCCGATCGGCGCGGCGCTCAGCAAGGTCATCCGGGCGCTGCCCGACAGCGTCGGACGGCAGGCGGCGGCCCTGCGGGGGTACGCCTCGGCCACCCCCGATCGGGATTCGTCCCGCCCGGATCCCGCCACCACGAACGCCCTGGTCACCGCCGTCGCCGAGCGGCGCCGCGTCCTGATCACCTACCGGGGCGGCAGCGGCGAGCAGTGGGACGCCGAGGTCGACCCGTGGGCAGTCGTGGTGCGGCACCGGCGCTGGTACCTGCTGTGCCACTCGCACCGCGCGGCCGCCGTCCGCACGTACCGGATCGACCGGGTCCGGGCCGTACGGCAGCTGCCCCACGGCTTCACGCCGCCGGACGACCTCGACCCGGTCGCCGCGCTGGAGGTCCATCTGGGCGCCGGCTGGCAGTACCGCACCCGGGTCGTGTTCCACGCGCCGCACGAGCAGGTCGCCCCGTGGATCCGGCCGACGATGGGCCGCCTCGAACCGGCCGGCGACCGGTGCGTCCTGGTCGGCAGCACCCGAAACCCGGCGATGTACGCCCAGGAGTGGCTGGCAGCCGTCCCGTTCGACTTCACCGTGGAAGAAGGCCCCGAACTGCAGGCCGCCGTGGCCACGGTCGCTTCCCGTTTCAGCGCGGCACTCCCGCCTCCTCCGCCGCCGGGGACCATGCCCGGCGACTAG
- a CDS encoding alpha/beta fold hydrolase: MTAEQIVLLGGLWLDGSAWSGVAAELEKIGRTPVPVTLPGQGDGNTSATLADQLAAVLAAVDAGPGRSVVVGHSAACSLAWLAADARPERVAKVVLIGGFPSEDGQPYADFFEITDGVMPFPGWDPFEGADAADLDEQARRDFTAAAIPVPEGVAKGVVRLTDERRFDVPVVVVCPEFTPAQAREWIDAGDVPELARAKHVDLVDIDSGHWPMLTRPAELARILAEVQRPTAI; this comes from the coding sequence ATGACTGCAGAACAGATCGTGCTTCTGGGTGGCCTGTGGCTCGACGGGTCGGCGTGGAGCGGCGTCGCGGCCGAGCTGGAGAAGATCGGCCGCACTCCGGTGCCGGTGACCCTGCCGGGGCAGGGCGACGGGAACACCTCGGCGACGCTGGCCGACCAACTGGCCGCGGTCCTAGCCGCCGTGGACGCGGGTCCCGGCAGGTCGGTGGTGGTGGGGCACTCGGCGGCCTGCTCCCTGGCCTGGCTGGCGGCCGACGCACGGCCCGAGCGGGTGGCCAAGGTCGTGCTGATCGGCGGGTTCCCTTCCGAAGACGGGCAGCCGTACGCCGACTTCTTCGAGATCACCGACGGTGTCATGCCGTTCCCGGGCTGGGACCCGTTCGAGGGCGCGGACGCGGCCGACCTGGACGAGCAGGCCCGGCGGGACTTCACGGCTGCCGCGATCCCGGTCCCCGAGGGCGTGGCCAAGGGCGTCGTACGGCTGACCGACGAGCGGCGGTTCGACGTACCCGTCGTGGTGGTGTGCCCGGAGTTCACGCCGGCTCAGGCCCGGGAGTGGATCGATGCGGGCGACGTACCCGAGCTTGCCCGGGCCAAGCACGTCGACCTGGTCGACATCGACTCCGGACACTGGCCGATGCTCACCCGGCCCGCAGAGCTGGCCCGGATCCTCGCCGAGGTCCAGCGTCCCACCGCGATCTGA
- a CDS encoding YcxB family protein, with the protein MRIRFDVPDDPDYPGRVAAALSRVRLAKFGYIGGALAVTGVAAFVASREYGWGEQFSLLWMSLVTAGVLSMLYGPWVRSRARRRSGEYAVDGGYDITDDTITMRSGTEFSDIAWDGVSQVRDTPGFWIVYVGRMPATVLPRELMSADDIETLRAFMTKRGLLQAQ; encoded by the coding sequence GTGCGTATCCGATTCGACGTCCCCGACGATCCCGACTATCCGGGCCGGGTGGCCGCCGCGCTCAGCCGGGTGCGGCTGGCCAAGTTCGGCTACATCGGCGGGGCGCTGGCGGTGACCGGGGTCGCCGCTTTCGTCGCCTCGCGGGAGTACGGCTGGGGCGAGCAGTTCTCGCTGCTGTGGATGTCGCTGGTCACCGCCGGGGTGCTGTCGATGCTGTACGGGCCGTGGGTGCGCTCGCGCGCCCGGCGCCGGTCCGGCGAGTACGCGGTAGACGGCGGCTACGACATCACCGACGACACCATCACGATGCGCAGCGGTACGGAGTTCAGCGACATCGCCTGGGACGGGGTCAGCCAGGTCCGCGACACCCCCGGCTTCTGGATCGTGTACGTCGGCCGGATGCCGGCGACCGTACTCCCCCGCGAGTTGATGTCCGCCGACGACATCGAGACGTTGCGCGCCTTCATGACCAAGCGTGGCCTGCTCCAGGCCCAATGA
- a CDS encoding helix-turn-helix transcriptional regulator, translating to MRTDRLVAVLLLLQQREQVTAAEVARELEVSERTARRDLDALAMAGVPVYSTQGRGGGWRLVGGARTDLSGLTASEARALFLVAGPASATTPAVRSALRKLVRALPEPFRAQAEAAASSIVTDPQRWGASRVDRPPPQFLDELQDAVIRGVQVRLGYVDSTGTVTERTVHPLGIVAKDPWWYLVTTTEAGRRTFRIDRVSSVDPTDDPVHRPTDFDLAGSWREIADEVDRSRMPVEIQAVCAPDGIGKLRMALGDRLEVGGPTADGRIEVVIRGYSEYTLAGELAWLVEWLEVTGPAGVRDQLASIGTALVERYG from the coding sequence ATGCGCACCGACCGGCTGGTGGCCGTACTCCTGCTGTTGCAGCAGCGCGAGCAGGTGACGGCGGCGGAGGTCGCCCGGGAGTTGGAGGTCTCCGAGCGCACCGCCCGCCGCGACCTCGACGCCCTGGCCATGGCCGGGGTGCCCGTGTATTCCACGCAGGGCCGAGGCGGTGGCTGGCGGCTCGTGGGCGGTGCCCGTACCGACCTGTCCGGGTTGACCGCGAGCGAGGCCCGCGCGTTGTTCCTGGTCGCCGGCCCGGCCTCGGCCACGACGCCGGCCGTGCGATCAGCGCTGCGCAAACTCGTCCGCGCCCTGCCGGAGCCCTTCCGGGCGCAGGCCGAGGCGGCGGCGTCGTCGATCGTCACCGACCCGCAACGATGGGGGGCGAGCCGGGTCGACCGCCCACCACCTCAATTCCTCGACGAGCTCCAGGACGCGGTGATCCGGGGCGTCCAGGTGCGGCTCGGCTACGTCGACAGCACCGGCACCGTGACCGAGCGGACCGTCCACCCGCTGGGCATCGTCGCCAAAGACCCGTGGTGGTACCTCGTCACCACCACCGAGGCCGGCCGGCGGACCTTCCGGATCGACCGCGTGTCGTCCGTCGACCCGACCGACGATCCGGTGCACCGGCCCACGGACTTCGACCTCGCCGGGAGCTGGCGGGAGATCGCCGACGAGGTCGACCGCAGCCGAATGCCCGTCGAGATCCAGGCGGTCTGCGCACCCGACGGGATCGGCAAGCTCCGGATGGCGCTCGGCGATCGGCTCGAGGTGGGCGGCCCCACGGCCGACGGCCGCATCGAGGTCGTGATCCGCGGCTACAGCGAGTACACGCTAGCCGGCGAGCTCGCCTGGCTGGTCGAATGGCTCGAGGTCACCGGCCCTGCGGGTGTGCGGGACCAGCTGGCCTCGATCGGCACCGCGCTCGTCGAGCGGTACGGCTGA
- a CDS encoding alpha/beta fold hydrolase, whose translation MNFPEPSLVPVNGVKLEVFEAGRQNAGKPIVLCHGWPEHAYSWRHQMPALAAAGYHVIVPNQRGYGNSSRPTEVTDYDIAHLSGDLVALLDHYGYDDATFVGHDWGAMVVWGLALLHPDRVNKVINLSLPYQERGETPWIELMEAILGGDFYFVHFNRQPGVADAVFDENTFQFLRNLYRKNVPLQEPQPGMAFIDLARAEAPLGEPVMSDSELAVFVSAFESTGFTGSINWYRNLDRNWRLLADVDPIIQQPTLMIYGDRDTIAKSDRLAEFVPNVEVVSLDCGHWIQQEKPEETTGAILTWLEQQDGTVRAH comes from the coding sequence ATGAATTTCCCCGAACCCAGTCTTGTCCCCGTCAACGGCGTAAAGCTCGAAGTCTTCGAAGCCGGCCGGCAGAATGCCGGAAAGCCGATCGTGCTCTGTCACGGCTGGCCGGAGCATGCCTACTCCTGGCGCCACCAGATGCCGGCCCTAGCCGCAGCGGGCTACCACGTCATCGTCCCGAACCAGCGGGGCTACGGCAATTCGTCGCGCCCGACCGAGGTCACCGACTACGACATCGCACACCTGTCGGGTGACCTCGTCGCGCTACTCGATCACTACGGGTACGACGATGCCACCTTCGTCGGACACGACTGGGGCGCGATGGTCGTCTGGGGACTGGCCCTGCTGCATCCGGACCGCGTCAACAAGGTGATCAACCTGAGCCTGCCGTACCAGGAACGCGGCGAAACACCCTGGATCGAGCTGATGGAAGCCATCCTCGGCGGCGACTTCTACTTCGTCCACTTCAACCGACAGCCAGGCGTCGCGGACGCCGTGTTCGACGAGAACACCTTCCAGTTCCTGCGCAACCTGTACCGGAAGAACGTGCCGCTGCAGGAGCCCCAGCCGGGCATGGCGTTCATCGACCTCGCCAGGGCGGAAGCGCCACTCGGTGAGCCGGTGATGAGCGACAGCGAACTCGCCGTGTTCGTCTCCGCCTTCGAATCGACCGGGTTCACCGGCAGCATCAACTGGTACCGGAACCTCGACCGCAACTGGCGCCTGTTGGCGGACGTCGACCCGATCATCCAGCAGCCCACGCTCATGATCTACGGCGACCGGGACACGATCGCGAAGTCCGACCGGCTGGCGGAGTTCGTGCCCAACGTGGAGGTGGTCAGCCTGGACTGCGGCCACTGGATCCAGCAGGAAAAGCCGGAAGAAACGACCGGCGCGATCCTGACGTGGCTGGAACAACAGGACGGCACCGTCCGGGCCCATTGA
- a CDS encoding serine hydrolase domain-containing protein, with the protein MPVTRRTLLGLGLVGGAAALTGCADPARTGTPTFVGNTTAAPAVAGSATAGPDPSAHAGLGSADPTGPSPTAAGGGTPISGEIPHPALTDVLRRYLKPTSDNPGHPSYAGAVAVVTVAGRTVARLAVGDALRYAAGPVELPAGQRVPMRPDSIHDLASITKVHTAILALRQVDAGRVDLDAPVVEYLPEFDGPGKTAITVAMLLTHTSGLPVGAKISQISGRDARWQAVLTTGIIDGATPGDTFRYSSVGLMVLGRIIEKVTGQGLAEALRTGLTGPLGLADTGYTPTDRYPSADIAARMAATDARSSRGLLRGIVHDDVANQLGGIAGHAGIFATADDVAAVGNLLLGGGSHNGVRILSPAICQRMLTNANTGLPAIDPERPQRTSDHGLGVVLNQPWFMGALAGPRSFGHTGFSGTSLVVDPDRKLVFALLTNRAHPNWSWANPDPARVAAANIVARDFG; encoded by the coding sequence GTGCCTGTCACCCGCCGTACGCTGCTCGGACTCGGCCTGGTCGGTGGTGCCGCCGCGCTCACCGGCTGCGCCGACCCGGCCCGCACCGGGACACCCACCTTCGTCGGCAACACCACCGCCGCGCCTGCGGTCGCCGGCTCCGCGACGGCCGGCCCCGACCCGTCGGCGCACGCCGGTCTAGGCTCCGCCGACCCGACCGGCCCGTCCCCCACCGCCGCCGGTGGCGGCACCCCGATCAGCGGCGAGATCCCCCACCCGGCGCTCACCGACGTCCTACGCAGATACCTCAAGCCGACCAGCGACAACCCCGGCCACCCCAGCTACGCCGGCGCGGTCGCCGTGGTCACCGTCGCCGGCCGTACGGTCGCCCGGCTCGCCGTCGGCGACGCCCTGCGCTACGCCGCCGGGCCGGTCGAACTGCCGGCCGGCCAGCGGGTGCCGATGCGACCCGACTCGATCCACGACCTGGCCTCGATCACCAAGGTACACACCGCGATCCTCGCCCTCCGGCAGGTCGACGCCGGCCGCGTCGACCTCGACGCGCCGGTCGTCGAATACCTGCCGGAGTTCGACGGCCCCGGCAAGACGGCGATCACCGTCGCCATGCTGCTCACCCACACCAGCGGCCTACCGGTCGGCGCCAAGATCAGCCAGATCAGCGGACGCGACGCCCGCTGGCAGGCCGTCCTCACCACCGGAATCATCGACGGTGCCACCCCCGGCGACACGTTCCGCTACTCCAGCGTCGGACTGATGGTGCTCGGCCGGATCATCGAGAAGGTCACCGGACAGGGCCTCGCCGAGGCACTGCGTACCGGATTGACCGGACCGCTCGGCCTGGCCGACACCGGCTACACCCCCACCGACCGGTACCCGTCCGCCGACATCGCCGCCCGGATGGCCGCCACCGACGCTCGCTCGTCACGCGGCCTGCTGCGCGGCATCGTCCACGACGACGTCGCCAACCAGCTCGGCGGCATCGCCGGACACGCCGGCATCTTCGCCACCGCCGACGACGTCGCCGCCGTCGGCAACCTGCTGCTGGGCGGCGGCAGCCACAACGGGGTACGGATCCTCAGCCCCGCCATCTGCCAGCGGATGCTCACCAACGCCAACACCGGACTGCCCGCCATCGACCCGGAACGCCCGCAGCGCACCTCCGACCACGGCCTCGGCGTCGTGCTCAACCAGCCGTGGTTCATGGGCGCGCTCGCCGGCCCCCGCAGTTTTGGCCACACCGGCTTCTCCGGCACCTCACTGGTGGTCGACCCCGACCGCAAGCTCGTTTTCGCTCTGCTGACCAACCGCGCCCACCCGAACTGGAGCTGGGCCAACCCCGACCCGGCCCGGGTCGCCGCCGCCAACATCGTCGCCCGCGACTTCGGCTGA
- a CDS encoding helix-turn-helix domain-containing protein, translating to MAAARELAGFSQRELAERLGIHRSALTRVELGQRQLDALELARIAELLGRTVEWFLTAPAETFASRRAGISADQDVQRLEDVLDRVSRDVELLADVGALPLAAAALQSGVTTLAEAEAGAAEARVLLGCGDGPLADLQAVVERLGLLAFSLDLGPGVIDGGYLRTGQVGVALVNGAADAGRRRFNLAHELGHHLLADEYTADFGLGSGRSEREALIDAFAIHFLMPRSSVRSRWAELSGEWEHPRQRLIVLAAEYQVSWSAAVSHALTLELISRAEFDQLRVQRPTSGDYLEVRGARFAQELRPPALAPAYAQAAMRAYRRGVISADRVVELLHGTVTLDDLPTPHQMPIEALAPEFEGSFDRDR from the coding sequence GTGGCTGCCGCCCGCGAGTTGGCCGGCTTTAGCCAGCGTGAGCTGGCCGAACGACTGGGCATACACCGTTCGGCGTTGACCCGCGTCGAGCTCGGCCAACGTCAACTGGACGCACTTGAGCTGGCGCGGATCGCCGAGCTGCTCGGCCGTACCGTTGAATGGTTTCTCACCGCCCCGGCGGAGACCTTCGCCAGCCGTCGGGCCGGGATCTCGGCCGACCAGGACGTGCAGCGGCTGGAGGACGTGCTGGATCGAGTCAGCCGGGATGTCGAGCTGCTCGCCGACGTCGGAGCCCTGCCGCTGGCGGCCGCAGCTCTGCAGTCGGGCGTCACCACCCTCGCTGAAGCGGAAGCCGGCGCGGCCGAAGCCCGCGTTCTACTCGGCTGCGGGGACGGACCCCTGGCCGACCTGCAGGCGGTGGTCGAGCGGCTGGGCCTGCTCGCGTTCTCGCTCGACCTGGGTCCGGGGGTGATCGACGGCGGCTACCTGCGAACCGGCCAGGTAGGAGTGGCGCTGGTCAACGGTGCCGCAGATGCCGGCCGGCGGCGGTTCAACCTCGCGCACGAGCTCGGCCACCACCTGCTCGCCGACGAGTACACAGCGGACTTCGGTCTCGGCTCCGGCCGGTCCGAGCGGGAAGCGTTGATCGACGCCTTCGCCATCCACTTCCTCATGCCACGGTCGTCGGTCAGGTCCCGCTGGGCCGAGTTGTCGGGCGAGTGGGAGCATCCTCGGCAACGGCTGATCGTCCTGGCGGCCGAATACCAGGTGAGCTGGTCGGCGGCCGTTTCCCACGCGCTCACCCTGGAGCTGATATCCCGGGCCGAGTTCGACCAGCTGCGGGTGCAGCGGCCGACTTCCGGCGACTATCTGGAGGTCCGTGGCGCGCGATTTGCGCAGGAGCTTCGGCCGCCGGCCCTCGCCCCGGCGTACGCGCAGGCGGCGATGCGCGCCTACCGGCGCGGCGTGATCAGCGCCGACCGGGTTGTCGAGCTGCTGCACGGCACCGTGACCCTCGACGACCTGCCTACCCCCCACCAGATGCCCATCGAAGCGCTGGCACCCGAGTTCGAAGGAAGCTTCGACCGTGACCGATAG
- a CDS encoding VanZ family protein: MVEGWHGWVGTITGVVLCTVVVLPVAALAVWALARRRTAAGCTSARAWRLSVAEVGIGYGTVPWVWMILLPGDQAGTVPGRVSLMPLRDLLTVVASDPTTVTVQIIGNLLVFAALGFFAPLRFAALASVPRILALAAGCSVLVETAQYVLRLDRVSSVDDVLLNTAGAGLAALASRRWWCGRGGPSATGSTL; this comes from the coding sequence ATGGTCGAGGGGTGGCACGGCTGGGTCGGCACGATCACCGGCGTAGTGCTCTGCACGGTGGTCGTACTGCCGGTGGCCGCACTGGCAGTCTGGGCGCTGGCGCGCCGCCGGACCGCCGCTGGCTGCACCTCCGCGCGGGCCTGGCGGTTGTCGGTGGCCGAGGTCGGCATCGGGTACGGGACGGTGCCCTGGGTCTGGATGATCCTGTTGCCGGGCGACCAGGCCGGCACCGTCCCCGGCAGGGTGAGCCTGATGCCACTGCGGGATCTACTCACGGTCGTCGCCAGCGATCCGACGACCGTGACCGTCCAGATCATCGGCAACCTGCTGGTCTTCGCCGCGCTGGGCTTCTTCGCCCCGCTGCGGTTCGCGGCGCTCGCGTCGGTGCCGCGGATCCTGGCCCTCGCGGCCGGCTGCTCGGTCCTGGTCGAGACCGCGCAGTACGTCCTGCGGCTGGACCGGGTGTCCTCCGTCGACGACGTACTGCTCAACACGGCAGGTGCCGGGCTGGCCGCGCTGGCCTCCCGCCGCTGGTGGTGTGGTCGGGGCGGCCCCTCGGCAACTGGCTCGACGCTCTGA
- a CDS encoding FAD-dependent monooxygenase — MVWSGRPLGNWLDALTVRHPTTTLLGGLSQLAEVWRVSCTGRRLIGGWKGANGSTIWFMATYDKGKRALIVGLGISGISTAVRLRSIGWEPVIVERAPARRGGGYFLGVFGAGQDAARRLGILDAIPDRVPTDTTTFVVNRTGGKRRGMGFTDFPGRLRCMLRGDVERGAFSALPDDVEIRYSTSPTRIEQDDDGVDVTLERNGAAGTERFDLVVGADGVRSTVRRLAFGPHSQFLHPLGYLIGACLLPHPIAGMGPNEGAILLEPGRSLWVFPIKDHPPTAFFSYRTDDIDREFLGRPIDRLRAAFGPQEYGRLLGEALDVYEAADQPLFDTAEQVRMRKWSTGRVVLIGDAAWCLTVFSGMGVSSAMAGADVLGTMLQRHGDRVVPALQAWEGHLRRPIESYQRAGIDMIPLFTPQTRRQITVRTAFEVGERLPLIGRALRWISSGEHAEKDQDIALVRDDDLALVGG; from the coding sequence GTGGTGTGGTCGGGGCGGCCCCTCGGCAACTGGCTCGACGCTCTGACGGTCCGGCACCCCACCACGACCCTCCTCGGTGGACTCAGCCAGCTGGCCGAAGTCTGGCGAGTTTCCTGTACTGGTCGTCGGCTTATCGGTGGTTGGAAAGGTGCCAATGGATCAACCATTTGGTTCATGGCAACATATGACAAAGGAAAGCGAGCCCTGATCGTCGGGCTCGGGATCAGCGGCATCTCCACCGCCGTCCGGCTGCGCTCGATCGGCTGGGAACCGGTGATCGTGGAACGGGCGCCAGCCCGCCGTGGGGGCGGCTACTTCCTCGGCGTCTTCGGCGCAGGTCAGGACGCTGCGCGCAGGCTGGGCATCCTGGACGCCATTCCAGACCGGGTGCCGACGGACACCACCACGTTCGTCGTGAATCGCACCGGCGGGAAGCGGCGCGGGATGGGGTTCACCGACTTCCCCGGCCGGCTCCGGTGCATGCTGCGGGGTGACGTGGAGCGGGGCGCGTTCTCGGCGTTGCCCGACGATGTCGAGATCCGGTACTCGACGTCGCCGACCCGGATCGAACAGGACGACGACGGTGTCGACGTGACGCTGGAGCGCAACGGCGCTGCCGGCACCGAACGCTTCGATCTCGTGGTGGGTGCCGACGGTGTCCGATCCACTGTGCGCCGGCTGGCGTTCGGCCCGCATTCGCAGTTCCTGCACCCGCTCGGTTACCTGATCGGCGCGTGTCTGCTGCCGCACCCGATCGCCGGCATGGGGCCCAACGAGGGCGCCATCCTGCTCGAACCGGGCCGTTCGCTATGGGTTTTCCCGATAAAGGATCATCCACCGACGGCTTTCTTCTCCTACCGTACCGATGATATTGATCGCGAATTTCTCGGCCGCCCCATTGACCGGCTCCGGGCCGCTTTCGGGCCTCAGGAGTACGGTCGTCTGCTCGGCGAGGCCCTCGACGTGTACGAGGCCGCGGACCAGCCGCTGTTCGACACAGCCGAACAGGTGCGGATGCGCAAGTGGTCGACGGGCCGGGTGGTGCTCATTGGGGACGCCGCGTGGTGCCTGACCGTCTTCTCGGGCATGGGAGTGTCGTCGGCCATGGCCGGAGCCGACGTGCTGGGCACGATGCTGCAGCGCCACGGTGACCGCGTGGTCCCGGCCCTGCAAGCGTGGGAGGGTCACCTGCGGCGGCCCATCGAGTCGTACCAGCGCGCCGGGATCGACATGATCCCGTTGTTCACGCCGCAGACCCGGCGTCAGATCACGGTTCGGACCGCCTTCGAGGTGGGCGAACGGCTGCCGCTGATCGGCCGGGCGCTGCGCTGGATCTCTAGCGGCGAACACGCCGAGAAAGACCAGGACATCGCCCTCGTGAGAGACGACGACCTCGCCCTCGTCGGCGGGTAG